From a region of the Colias croceus chromosome 14, ilColCroc2.1 genome:
- the LOC123697490 gene encoding transmembrane protein 185A isoform X2: MCMEMNLQTLFQDFNPSKFVVHTCLLIFTALLALKLDNTITWSYWAVFTPIWIWKFLVVLGATVGTYVWWQYPHFRLEGEAYIHYKAMLISLAIHLILLMFELLVCDQLTTYRHVWILVFIPLIFISIVSIAICIWCVKHDRSYELELFCAVNILQFIFLALKLDDFINWSWEVVFVPLWILMCLSLVGILLRAPEVNIQQRRTSFNSALAYTFTVVPILVFQVLLTNKLDDGLSLSYIVVVSPLFVTFATLIIMSFSSKGGNKWWFGIRKDFCQFLLSVFPLLQEYANIAYNNNVNRGSNGIPTEPPINQEPYRDDAKKVRESKKSHKNQKKNEAMKPVVPVTSIDMPD, from the exons ATGTGTATGGAAATGAATTTACAGACATTATTTCAAGATTTTAATCCgag CAAATTTGTTGTTCATACCTGTTTACTGATTTTTACTGCGTTATTGGCTTTAAAATTAGACAATACAATAACATGGTCCTACTGGGCTGTATTTACACCAATATGGATTTGGAAATTTCTTGTAGTTCTTGGTGCTACGGTGGGTACATATGTTTGGTGGCAATATCCTCATTTCAG gtTAGAAGGTGAAGCCTACATTCACTATAAGGCAATGCTTATAAGCCTGGccatacatttaatattgcTAATGTTTGAATTACTTGTATGTGACCAGCTGACGACATATCGCCATGTCTGGATTCTTGTTTTCATACCGTTAATCTTTATAAGCATAGTCTCAATTGCTATATGTATATGGTGCGTTAAACATGATCGCAGTTATGAG TTGGAACTTTTTTGTGCTgttaatattttgcaatttataTTCTTGGCATTGAAATTAGATGACTTCATCAACTGGTCATGGGAAGTTGTTTTTGTCCCACTCTGGATACTGATGTGCCTCAGTTTAGTAG GGATTTTGCTCAGGGCACCAGAAGTGAATATACAACAGCGTCGAACGAGTTTCAACTCAGCACTGGCATATACTTTCACTGTGGTGCCGATTTTGGTCTTTCAA GTATTATTAACAAACAAGTTGGATGATGGTTTATCCCTGTCATACATTGTGGTCGTCAGTCCGCTGTTCGTTACATTTGCAACTCTGATAATTATGTCATTCAGTTCAAAAGGCGGAAATAAAT ggTGGTTCGGTATACGCAAAGACTTCTGTCAATTCCTCCTATCGGTATTCCCGTTACTACAAGAATATGCAAACATAGCGTACAATAACAACGTGAACCGTGGTTCAAACGGTATTCCAACCGAACCCCCCATTAACCAGGAACCATACAGGGACGACGCTAAAAAAGTTCGAGAAAGTAAAAAATCCCATAAAAATCAAAAGAAAAACGAAGCCATGAAACCAGTTGTACCAGTGACCAGTATAGATATGCCCGATTGA
- the LOC123697490 gene encoding transmembrane protein 185A isoform X1 — MCMEMNLQTLFQDFNPSKFVVHTCLLIFTALLALKLDNTITWSYWAVFTPIWIWKFLVVLGATVGTYVWWQYPHFRLEGEAYIHYKAMLISLAIHLILLMFELLVCDQLTTYRHVWILVFIPLIFISIVSIAICIWCVKHDRSYELELFCAVNILQFIFLALKLDDFINWSWEVVFVPLWILMCLSLVGVLYSIVFAGILLRAPEVNIQQRRTSFNSALAYTFTVVPILVFQVLLTNKLDDGLSLSYIVVVSPLFVTFATLIIMSFSSKGGNKWWFGIRKDFCQFLLSVFPLLQEYANIAYNNNVNRGSNGIPTEPPINQEPYRDDAKKVRESKKSHKNQKKNEAMKPVVPVTSIDMPD; from the exons ATGTGTATGGAAATGAATTTACAGACATTATTTCAAGATTTTAATCCgag CAAATTTGTTGTTCATACCTGTTTACTGATTTTTACTGCGTTATTGGCTTTAAAATTAGACAATACAATAACATGGTCCTACTGGGCTGTATTTACACCAATATGGATTTGGAAATTTCTTGTAGTTCTTGGTGCTACGGTGGGTACATATGTTTGGTGGCAATATCCTCATTTCAG gtTAGAAGGTGAAGCCTACATTCACTATAAGGCAATGCTTATAAGCCTGGccatacatttaatattgcTAATGTTTGAATTACTTGTATGTGACCAGCTGACGACATATCGCCATGTCTGGATTCTTGTTTTCATACCGTTAATCTTTATAAGCATAGTCTCAATTGCTATATGTATATGGTGCGTTAAACATGATCGCAGTTATGAG TTGGAACTTTTTTGTGCTgttaatattttgcaatttataTTCTTGGCATTGAAATTAGATGACTTCATCAACTGGTCATGGGAAGTTGTTTTTGTCCCACTCTGGATACTGATGTGCCTCAGTTTAGTAG GTGTATTATACAGCATAGTGTTTGCAGGGATTTTGCTCAGGGCACCAGAAGTGAATATACAACAGCGTCGAACGAGTTTCAACTCAGCACTGGCATATACTTTCACTGTGGTGCCGATTTTGGTCTTTCAA GTATTATTAACAAACAAGTTGGATGATGGTTTATCCCTGTCATACATTGTGGTCGTCAGTCCGCTGTTCGTTACATTTGCAACTCTGATAATTATGTCATTCAGTTCAAAAGGCGGAAATAAAT ggTGGTTCGGTATACGCAAAGACTTCTGTCAATTCCTCCTATCGGTATTCCCGTTACTACAAGAATATGCAAACATAGCGTACAATAACAACGTGAACCGTGGTTCAAACGGTATTCCAACCGAACCCCCCATTAACCAGGAACCATACAGGGACGACGCTAAAAAAGTTCGAGAAAGTAAAAAATCCCATAAAAATCAAAAGAAAAACGAAGCCATGAAACCAGTTGTACCAGTGACCAGTATAGATATGCCCGATTGA